In one window of Azotobacter salinestris DNA:
- a CDS encoding ABC transporter permease has protein sequence MDLPFLRLLDLAVRQLLRDARAGELRVLFFALLVAVTATTAIGYFGARLNASMLLRATEFLGADLRLSGSSAAAPEQLAAGTALGLEHARVVEFSSVIATDTAIQLASVKAADSTYPLRGELRSAPAPYQPDTRGPGPAPGEAWAEARLLAALNLRVGDSFEVGEKTLRLTRVLTHEPDRAGNFYSLTPRVLMHLDDLAATGVVQPGSRVRYRELWRGSPEALQAYRQQVTPLLAAGQRLEDARAGNRQIGSALARGERYLNLASLAAVLLAGIAVALSAARFATRRFDASALLRCLGLSRRATLSLYGLQLGLLGLLACSLGAGLGWLAQQGLFWLLHGLLPAEVPAAGLMPALAGSATGLVALAGFALPPLAALGRVPPLRVLRRDLMPVPPGAWLTYGAALLALGLIMWRLSLDLRLTLALLGGGLLAAFALGALLLFGLRTLRRLLATAPLAWRLGIGQLLRHPLSAAGQTLAFGLILLAMALVALLRSELLDTWQSQLPEQAPNHFALNVLPAEKERFMAEVTRIAPQSAPLYPVVMGRLTAINGEPVRRIVSKESRGERATQRDLNLTWAEQLPADNRLSAGRWWDQLDDSELPGVSVEAELAKSLELKLGDRLTFSVGGIIRDARVSSLREVHWDSFQPNFYMIFQPGTLQDLPATYLTSFYLPPGQDAEVVRLARSFPTVTLLQVEALLAQLRGILAQVTLAVEYVLLFVLAAGLCVLFAGLQATLDERLRQGALLRALGAGRRLLVQTRRLEFALLGAFSGLLAALGCELVSALLYRFAFDLPWRPHPWLLLLPALGALLVGAAGLLGTQRALNASPLQVLREG, from the coding sequence ATGGATCTGCCCTTTCTCCGCCTGCTGGATCTGGCCGTCCGCCAGTTGCTGCGCGATGCCCGCGCCGGAGAATTGCGGGTATTGTTCTTCGCCCTGCTGGTGGCGGTGACGGCGACCACTGCCATCGGTTATTTCGGGGCTCGCCTGAATGCCAGCATGCTGTTGCGCGCTACCGAATTCCTCGGTGCCGACCTGCGCCTGAGCGGCAGTTCTGCGGCCGCCCCGGAGCAGTTGGCAGCCGGCACGGCGCTGGGGCTTGAGCATGCCAGGGTCGTCGAGTTCTCCAGCGTCATCGCCACCGACACAGCCATCCAGCTGGCCAGCGTCAAGGCCGCCGACAGCACTTACCCCTTGCGGGGGGAGCTGAGGAGCGCTCCAGCCCCCTACCAGCCTGACACCCGTGGCCCGGGCCCCGCCCCGGGCGAGGCCTGGGCCGAGGCACGCCTGCTGGCGGCCCTGAACCTCAGGGTCGGAGACAGCTTCGAGGTAGGCGAAAAGACCCTGCGCCTGACCCGCGTCCTCACCCACGAGCCGGACCGCGCCGGAAATTTCTACAGTCTCACGCCGAGGGTGCTGATGCACCTCGACGATCTGGCCGCCACCGGCGTGGTCCAGCCCGGCAGCCGGGTGCGCTATCGCGAGCTGTGGCGTGGCAGCCCGGAGGCGCTCCAGGCCTATCGCCAGCAGGTGACGCCGCTGCTCGCCGCCGGCCAGCGCCTGGAGGATGCGCGCGCCGGCAATCGCCAGATAGGCAGTGCACTGGCGCGCGGCGAGCGCTACCTGAATCTGGCGAGTCTGGCCGCAGTGCTGCTGGCGGGAATCGCCGTGGCCCTGTCGGCGGCGCGCTTCGCGACCCGCCGCTTCGACGCTAGCGCCCTGCTGCGCTGCCTCGGCCTGTCGCGCCGCGCCACTCTCAGTCTCTACGGTCTGCAGCTCGGCCTGCTCGGCCTGCTCGCCTGCAGCCTGGGCGCCGGACTGGGCTGGCTCGCCCAGCAGGGGCTGTTCTGGTTGCTCCATGGCCTGCTGCCGGCCGAGGTTCCGGCTGCCGGCCTGATGCCGGCGCTGGCCGGCAGCGCCACGGGGCTGGTCGCCCTGGCCGGCTTCGCCCTGCCGCCGCTCGCCGCCCTCGGCCGGGTACCACCACTGCGGGTTCTGCGACGCGATCTCATGCCGGTACCGCCTGGCGCCTGGCTGACCTACGGCGCCGCCCTGCTGGCACTCGGCCTGATCATGTGGCGGCTCAGTCTGGACCTGCGACTGACCCTGGCCCTGCTCGGCGGCGGCCTGCTCGCCGCATTCGCCCTCGGCGCCCTGCTGCTGTTCGGTTTGCGCACCCTGCGACGCCTCCTGGCCACGGCCCCCCTGGCCTGGCGACTGGGAATCGGCCAGCTGCTGCGCCACCCCCTCTCCGCCGCCGGACAGACCCTGGCCTTCGGTCTGATCCTGCTGGCCATGGCCCTGGTGGCCCTGCTGCGCAGCGAATTGCTGGATACCTGGCAAAGCCAGCTGCCGGAACAGGCACCCAACCATTTCGCCCTGAATGTCCTGCCGGCGGAAAAAGAGCGCTTCATGGCGGAAGTGACGCGCATCGCCCCGCAGAGCGCCCCCCTCTACCCGGTGGTGATGGGGCGCCTGACCGCCATCAACGGCGAACCGGTCAGGCGGATCGTCAGCAAGGAGTCCCGTGGCGAGCGCGCCACCCAGCGCGACCTCAACCTGACCTGGGCCGAACAGCTGCCTGCCGACAACCGCCTGAGCGCCGGCCGGTGGTGGGACCAGTTGGACGACAGCGAGCTGCCCGGGGTCTCGGTCGAGGCCGAACTGGCCAAGAGCCTCGAGCTCAAGCTCGGCGACCGCCTTACCTTCAGCGTCGGCGGCATCATCCGCGATGCACGGGTCAGCAGCCTGCGCGAAGTGCATTGGGACAGCTTCCAGCCGAACTTCTACATGATCTTCCAGCCCGGTACCCTGCAGGACCTCCCGGCTACCTACCTGACCAGCTTCTATCTGCCGCCCGGCCAGGATGCCGAAGTGGTTCGCCTGGCACGCAGCTTCCCCACAGTGACGCTGCTCCAGGTCGAGGCCCTGCTGGCCCAGCTGCGCGGCATCCTCGCCCAGGTCACCCTGGCGGTGGAATACGTGCTGCTGTTCGTCCTCGCCGCCGGCCTCTGCGTGCTGTTCGCCGGGCTGCAGGCGACCCTCGACGAACGTCTTCGCCAGGGCGCCCTCCTACGTGCCCTGGGCGCCGGCAGACGTCTGCTGGTGCAGACCCGGCGCCTGGAGTTCGCCCTGCTCGGGGCATTCAGCGGCCTGCTCGCCGCGCTGGGCTGCGAACTGGTCAGTGCGCTGCTCTACCGCTTCGCCTTCGACCTGCCCTGGCGTCCCCATCCCTGGCTGCTGCTGCTGCCGGCGCTCGGCGCGCTGCTGGTGGGCGCCGCCGGGCTGCTGGGCACGCAGCGGGCCCTGAATGCCAGCCCGCTGCAGGTATTGCGGGAAGGCTGA
- a CDS encoding L,D-transpeptidase family protein encodes MLARFAVSVPFLVLLSAPLAALELPLPPPGEDVIGQVQVIKAKYEDTFADIGQANDIGYLEMVAANPGVDPWLPGAGTEVILPTRYILPSGPREGIVINLAEYRMYYFPKDQNVVHTYPLGIGREGWGSPIAETRITGKVKDPAWYPPKSIREEHAADGDPLPTVVPAGPDNPLGPFKFTLGLSGYLIHGSNKKFGIGMRVSHGCFRMLNHNVLQLASMVPVGTKVRIINEPYKFGISEGKVYLEAHAPLEDESSNSSVVDKHAALVDELLKRTDLLGQRRLDWEVVREVVAAEDGLPIEISGPESGLASTTNGSDI; translated from the coding sequence ATGCTTGCGCGTTTCGCTGTTTCCGTGCCTTTTTTGGTGCTGTTGAGTGCTCCTCTGGCGGCCTTGGAACTGCCGCTCCCTCCGCCCGGAGAGGATGTGATCGGGCAGGTACAGGTCATCAAGGCCAAGTACGAGGACACTTTCGCCGATATCGGCCAGGCCAACGACATCGGCTATCTGGAAATGGTCGCGGCCAATCCGGGCGTGGATCCCTGGCTGCCTGGAGCCGGAACCGAGGTGATTCTGCCTACGCGTTACATACTGCCGTCCGGTCCCCGGGAGGGAATCGTCATCAATCTGGCCGAGTACCGTATGTATTACTTCCCCAAGGATCAGAATGTGGTGCATACCTATCCTCTGGGAATCGGGCGCGAGGGTTGGGGGTCTCCCATCGCTGAAACCCGCATCACCGGAAAGGTCAAGGACCCGGCCTGGTATCCGCCGAAATCGATTCGCGAGGAGCATGCCGCCGATGGCGATCCTCTGCCGACCGTGGTCCCGGCGGGCCCGGACAACCCCTTGGGGCCCTTCAAGTTCACTTTGGGTCTGTCCGGCTATCTGATTCATGGCTCGAACAAGAAGTTCGGTATCGGCATGCGGGTCAGTCACGGGTGTTTCCGCATGCTGAATCATAATGTGCTGCAGCTGGCGAGTATGGTACCGGTAGGAACCAAGGTTCGTATCATCAACGAGCCTTACAAGTTCGGCATCTCGGAAGGCAAGGTCTACCTGGAGGCTCATGCTCCGCTGGAGGACGAATCTTCGAACTCTTCCGTCGTAGACAAGCATGCGGCATTGGTTGACGAGTTGCTCAAGCGCACTGATTTGTTGGGGCAGCGGCGATTGGATTGGGAAGTTGTGCGAGAAGTAGTGGCGGCCGAAGATGGTTTGCCGATTGAAATATCCGGGCCGGAATCAGGGCTGGCCAGCACCACTAATGGATCGGATATCTGA
- a CDS encoding arylesterase, whose amino-acid sequence MRGWLLGGMLTSLLFWAQGALAGTVLIVGDSISAALGVETSQGWVALLERRLTERGLEHRVVNASISGDTTAGGLARLPGLLATHRPNLVIIELGGNDGLRGQPPQQLQQNLAAMIERSHASGARVVLLGMQLPPNYGPRYNQAFSQVFATLAEEKQVPLVPFFLEGVGGVPGMMQADGIHPTVKAQPKMLDNLWPTLEPLL is encoded by the coding sequence ATGCGTGGGTGGTTGCTGGGCGGTATGCTGACTTCGCTGCTTTTCTGGGCGCAGGGAGCGCTGGCGGGTACCGTACTGATCGTTGGCGATAGTATCAGCGCCGCTTTGGGCGTGGAAACCAGCCAGGGCTGGGTTGCCCTGCTGGAAAGGCGTCTCACTGAACGGGGGCTGGAGCACCGTGTGGTGAATGCCTCGATCAGTGGCGACACCACTGCCGGCGGCCTCGCGCGCCTCCCCGGACTGCTCGCCACTCACCGTCCGAATCTGGTGATCATCGAGTTGGGCGGGAACGATGGCCTGCGTGGACAGCCTCCGCAGCAATTGCAGCAGAATCTTGCGGCGATGATCGAACGCTCGCACGCCAGCGGGGCGCGAGTCGTGCTGCTCGGCATGCAGCTCCCGCCGAACTATGGGCCCCGCTACAACCAGGCCTTCAGCCAGGTCTTTGCGACCCTGGCCGAGGAGAAGCAGGTGCCGCTGGTGCCGTTCTTTCTCGAGGGGGTGGGGGGCGTGCCCGGGATGATGCAGGCCGATGGCATCCACCCGACCGTGAAGGCCCAGCCGAAGATGCTGGACAATCTCTGGCCTACCTTGGAGCCGCTGCTCTGA
- a CDS encoding Lpp/OprI family alanine-zipper lipoprotein, whose protein sequence is MNNALKISALTLAALLAAGCSSASKETTEARMTATEDAAARAQARADEAYRKADEALAAAQRAQQTADEANERALRMLEKASRK, encoded by the coding sequence ATGAACAACGCTCTGAAAATTTCTGCTCTGACTTTGGCCGCCCTGCTGGCCGCTGGTTGCAGCAGCGCCTCCAAAGAAACTACCGAAGCTCGCATGACCGCCACCGAAGACGCAGCTGCTCGCGCCCAGGCTCGCGCTGACGAAGCCTACCGCAAAGCCGACGAAGCTCTGGCAGCCGCTCAGCGCGCTCAGCAGACCGCTGACGAAGCCAACGAGCGCGCTCTGCGCATGCTGGAAAAAGCCAGCCGCAAGTAA
- a CDS encoding ABC transporter ATP-binding protein, translating to MNSSILVAQNLSKVVSSAEGELTILHGLDLELPHGASLAIVGSSGSGKSTLLGLLAGLDLPSTGEVVLAGHSLAGLDEDRRARIRAEHVGFVFQSFQLLDTLDALANVMLPLELEGRIDARTRARELLERVGLGQRLTHYPKQLSGGEQQRVAIARAFAAEPDILFADEPTGNLDSQTGERISDLLFALNRERGTTLVLVTHDERLARRCERSIRLEAGRLVASES from the coding sequence ATGAACTCGAGCATTCTTGTTGCGCAGAACCTTAGCAAAGTGGTTTCCAGTGCGGAAGGCGAGCTGACCATCCTCCACGGGCTCGATCTCGAGCTCCCCCATGGCGCAAGCCTGGCCATCGTCGGCAGCTCCGGCTCCGGCAAGTCGACCCTGCTCGGTCTTCTGGCCGGGCTCGATCTGCCCAGCACCGGCGAGGTCGTCCTGGCCGGTCACAGCCTCGCCGGCCTCGACGAGGATCGCCGGGCGCGGATCCGTGCCGAGCATGTGGGCTTCGTCTTCCAGTCGTTCCAGTTGCTCGATACGCTCGACGCCCTGGCGAATGTCATGCTTCCCCTCGAGCTGGAAGGCCGCATCGATGCCCGTACGCGCGCCCGCGAACTGCTCGAACGGGTGGGACTCGGCCAGCGCCTCACCCACTACCCGAAGCAACTCTCCGGCGGCGAGCAGCAGCGCGTCGCCATCGCCCGCGCCTTCGCCGCCGAGCCGGACATCCTCTTCGCCGACGAACCGACCGGCAATCTGGACAGTCAGACCGGCGAACGGATCAGCGATCTGCTCTTCGCCCTCAATCGGGAGCGCGGGACCACACTGGTACTGGTCACCCACGACGAGCGCCTCGCCCGGCGCTGCGAACGCTCCATACGCCTGGAAGCCGGCCGCCTGGTCGCCTCGGAGTCCTGA